From a region of the Chitinophaga caseinilytica genome:
- the porV gene encoding type IX secretion system outer membrane channel protein PorV: protein MKKIHLFRHSIAALLLTCAGAASGQSTNNTVDITSSAVPFLRIAPDARSTGMGNMGLATSPDANSGLWNLAKTPFADSTGSLAVNYSPWLRDITESVYLLHAGGYYKLDDKQAISANIRYFSLGNLPLTDHNGQLLKTSYPREMSFDVGYARKLTDRFGIGVAFRYINSSLVRGNLNAVRYKAATAVAGDVSLFYSGLNDAGQGFTAGLALSNLGSRIAYRGDSDQKEFLPANLGLGAAYTFAMQEDHKLMLGAEVNKLMVPKMTDVKEYYETGAMEAWFKSFSNNTWRFSGGAEYSFRNAFSARLGYVSGKKREGSVHEITAGIGGRYRMVGMNLSYLVPTGNGTNRNPLSNTLRIGLTVDFAAPR from the coding sequence ATGAAAAAGATACACCTGTTCCGCCATTCGATCGCTGCGCTGCTGCTTACCTGCGCCGGCGCCGCCAGCGGACAATCAACGAACAATACCGTCGATATCACCTCATCCGCCGTTCCCTTCCTTCGCATTGCACCGGATGCGCGTTCGACGGGTATGGGCAATATGGGCCTCGCCACCAGTCCGGATGCGAACAGCGGCCTGTGGAACCTCGCCAAAACGCCCTTCGCCGACAGCACGGGATCGCTGGCCGTGAATTACAGCCCATGGCTGCGCGACATCACCGAAAGCGTGTACCTCCTGCATGCCGGCGGGTATTACAAACTGGACGACAAACAGGCCATCTCCGCCAACATCCGCTATTTCAGCCTGGGCAACCTGCCGCTGACAGACCATAACGGCCAGTTGCTGAAAACTTCGTATCCCCGTGAAATGTCGTTCGACGTGGGGTATGCGCGCAAGCTGACCGACCGTTTCGGCATCGGCGTGGCGTTCCGCTACATCAACTCCAGCCTGGTGCGCGGCAACCTGAACGCGGTACGCTACAAAGCCGCCACGGCCGTAGCGGGCGACGTTTCGTTGTTTTATTCCGGGTTGAACGATGCAGGACAGGGTTTTACGGCGGGCCTGGCGTTGAGCAATCTCGGTTCGCGCATTGCTTACCGCGGCGATTCCGACCAGAAGGAGTTCCTTCCCGCGAACCTCGGCCTGGGCGCGGCTTACACCTTCGCCATGCAGGAAGATCATAAACTGATGCTGGGCGCGGAAGTGAATAAACTGATGGTACCGAAGATGACCGACGTGAAGGAATATTATGAAACGGGCGCCATGGAAGCCTGGTTCAAATCTTTCAGCAACAATACCTGGCGCTTTTCGGGCGGCGCGGAATATTCGTTCCGGAATGCGTTCAGCGCAAGGCTGGGTTATGTTTCCGGCAAGAAGCGCGAAGGCAGCGTGCACGAGATCACGGCCGGCATCGGCGGTCGCTACCGCATGGTGGGCATGAACTTGTCGTACCTGGTGCCAACCGGCAACGGCACCAACCGCAACCCGCTGTCCAACACCCTGCGCATCGGCCTCACCGTTGATTTTGCAGCGCCACGTTAA
- a CDS encoding MFS transporter has translation MSTPQKQGTHPSFSVLVLVFFFWGFVAASNSILIPFCKAHFELTQIQSQLIDFAFYGAYFVGSLILYLLSAMKGVDILNRIGFKKGIIYGLIISGVGAAATIGAVNLGLGMTDKTAAFYLILGAYFIVALGFSLQQTAANPFAILLGDPAGGAHRLNLAGGVNSFGTTIGPIIVSILLFGSAKVSGDSGDTDISKINVLYLTLVGLFLAAAGIFAATKMPKGTEDDHFESSPKATRSLLGITLMFVVIAIGTGVTTHPLPYFIAGIVGILVILFYSQFTARSNGDGWGAMKYPQLIMGMIAIFVYVGVEVSTSSNLGELLKTPGFLTPEGLHESEISPYISIFWGGLMIGRWTGAISVFNISKIARQVLSVVVPFIAYAVILGANAMKGNDITILYPFAICIVIQILGFFYGQEKPAKTLLTFGVMGVAAMIIGLFTTGQVATFAFISGGLFCSVMWPCIFSLSIAGLGKYTGQGSSFLIMMILGGALVPPLQGGIADSIGIHTSYIVPVACFAYLAFFALRVKSILKSQGIDYESATSGGH, from the coding sequence ATGTCCACGCCACAAAAACAGGGTACGCATCCGTCGTTTTCCGTACTGGTCCTCGTTTTCTTTTTCTGGGGATTCGTAGCGGCCTCCAACAGTATACTTATTCCCTTCTGTAAAGCGCACTTCGAGCTGACGCAAATCCAGTCGCAGCTCATCGACTTCGCATTTTACGGGGCTTACTTCGTAGGGTCTCTCATCCTGTACCTCCTTTCTGCCATGAAAGGGGTCGACATCCTGAACCGTATCGGTTTCAAGAAAGGGATCATATATGGCCTGATCATTTCCGGCGTAGGCGCGGCCGCCACTATCGGTGCCGTGAACCTCGGCCTGGGCATGACCGACAAAACCGCAGCCTTCTACCTGATCCTGGGCGCCTACTTCATCGTGGCCCTCGGCTTCTCGCTCCAGCAAACGGCCGCCAATCCCTTCGCCATCCTCCTGGGCGACCCCGCCGGCGGCGCGCACCGGCTCAATCTCGCCGGCGGTGTGAACTCCTTCGGCACTACCATCGGCCCCATCATCGTATCCATCCTCCTGTTCGGCTCCGCTAAAGTGAGCGGCGATTCCGGAGACACCGATATCAGCAAGATCAACGTATTGTACCTCACGCTCGTAGGCCTCTTCCTCGCAGCGGCAGGTATTTTCGCAGCTACCAAAATGCCGAAGGGCACGGAAGACGATCATTTCGAATCTTCCCCCAAGGCTACGCGCTCCCTGCTGGGCATCACCCTGATGTTCGTCGTGATCGCCATCGGGACGGGCGTTACCACCCACCCCCTGCCCTACTTCATCGCCGGGATCGTAGGTATCCTGGTAATCCTTTTCTACAGCCAGTTCACGGCCCGCTCCAACGGCGACGGATGGGGCGCCATGAAATATCCGCAGCTTATCATGGGGATGATCGCCATCTTCGTGTATGTAGGCGTGGAAGTGAGCACTTCCTCCAACCTCGGCGAACTGCTGAAAACACCCGGGTTCCTCACGCCGGAAGGCCTGCATGAATCCGAGATCAGCCCCTATATCTCGATCTTCTGGGGCGGTTTGATGATCGGCCGGTGGACGGGCGCCATCAGCGTGTTCAATATCTCGAAAATCGCCCGCCAGGTGCTGTCGGTTGTAGTACCTTTCATCGCTTACGCCGTCATCCTCGGTGCCAACGCCATGAAAGGGAACGACATTACCATCCTGTACCCCTTCGCGATCTGTATCGTGATCCAGATCCTGGGTTTCTTCTACGGTCAGGAAAAGCCGGCCAAAACGCTGCTCACCTTCGGTGTGATGGGCGTTGCGGCCATGATCATCGGCCTGTTCACGACCGGCCAGGTGGCCACGTTCGCATTCATCAGCGGCGGCCTGTTCTGCTCGGTGATGTGGCCCTGCATCTTCAGCCTCTCGATCGCCGGCCTGGGTAAATATACCGGCCAGGGCTCGTCGTTCCTCATCATGATGATCCTCGGCGGCGCGCTGGTTCCCCCGTTACAGGGCGGTATCGCAGACTCGATCGGCATTCACACGTCTTATATCGTGCCGGTGGCATGCTTCGCATACCTGGCATTCTTTGCATTACGCGTAAAATCAATTTTAAAATCCCAAGGAATAGACTATGAGTCAGCAACTAGCGGTGGGCATTGA
- a CDS encoding N(4)-(beta-N-acetylglucosaminyl)-L-asparaginase: MKSRRNFLKTAALGAAALSLDGIPAAAASRGKARKPIVVSTWDFGIAANRAAWGVLGKGGRALDAVEAGVHVPEADEKNVTVGYGGYPDRDGRVTLDACIMDEFGNCGSVAAIEHIKHPISVARKVMEKTPHVMLVGDGALQFALENGFQKENLLTPESEKAWKEWLKKAEYKPVINIENQSYEGKGTTAFNPLRLPGNAWNHDTIGMVALDAAGNLSGACTTSGMAFKMHGRVGDSPIIGAGLYVDNEIGAATATGVGEEVIRVVGSFLVVELMRQGYSPEAACKEAVLRIVKKKPAKAKEIQIGFLALNKKGEHGAYCLHPGFSYACTTGEKEEELIKGKYYFQ; this comes from the coding sequence ATGAAGAGCAGAAGGAATTTCTTGAAAACCGCCGCACTGGGCGCCGCCGCACTTTCGCTGGACGGTATCCCCGCAGCGGCCGCATCCCGCGGCAAGGCCCGTAAACCGATCGTTGTTTCGACGTGGGATTTCGGTATCGCCGCCAACCGTGCCGCATGGGGCGTACTGGGCAAAGGCGGCCGTGCGCTCGACGCCGTTGAAGCCGGTGTACACGTGCCCGAGGCCGACGAAAAGAACGTAACCGTTGGTTACGGCGGTTATCCCGACCGCGACGGCCGCGTTACGCTGGACGCCTGCATCATGGACGAGTTCGGGAACTGCGGTTCCGTGGCTGCCATAGAGCACATCAAACACCCGATCTCCGTGGCCCGCAAAGTCATGGAGAAAACGCCGCACGTGATGCTCGTGGGCGACGGCGCACTGCAATTTGCGCTGGAGAACGGTTTCCAGAAAGAAAACCTCCTCACGCCCGAATCCGAAAAAGCGTGGAAAGAATGGCTGAAAAAAGCGGAATATAAACCCGTCATCAATATCGAGAACCAGTCGTACGAAGGCAAAGGCACCACGGCGTTCAACCCGCTGCGCCTGCCCGGCAACGCCTGGAACCACGATACCATCGGCATGGTAGCCCTCGACGCGGCCGGGAACCTTTCCGGCGCCTGCACTACCAGCGGCATGGCCTTCAAGATGCACGGCCGGGTGGGCGATTCGCCTATTATCGGTGCGGGTTTGTACGTCGATAACGAAATAGGCGCCGCCACGGCAACCGGTGTGGGAGAAGAAGTGATCCGTGTAGTAGGGAGCTTTTTGGTGGTGGAACTGATGCGCCAGGGATATTCCCCCGAAGCCGCCTGCAAGGAAGCGGTGCTGCGCATCGTGAAGAAAAAACCCGCCAAGGCGAAGGAGATCCAGATCGGCTTCCTCGCCCTCAACAAAAAAGGCGAGCACGGCGCGTACTGCCTCCATCCCGGGTTCAGCTACGCCTGCACCACCGGCGAAAAAGAGGAAGAGCTCATCAAAGGCAAATATTACTTCCAATAA
- a CDS encoding T9SS type A sorting domain-containing protein, which yields MNEGPSALTAPVILRTAATEYSRAGSYPITITTGIDRNYNITTVAGVLRVTEKPKDIVKAWASSRNTLQVNVTVMERQKASIMLFSTSGQRVYHEYISLDNRNNTFQLNVSNIPTGMYILQVLGDKIKLTQNVAIN from the coding sequence TTGAACGAAGGCCCCTCCGCGCTCACGGCTCCCGTGATCCTGCGGACGGCCGCCACGGAATACAGCCGCGCAGGAAGCTATCCCATCACCATCACCACCGGCATCGACCGTAACTACAACATCACTACCGTGGCCGGTGTGCTCAGGGTGACGGAAAAACCGAAAGACATCGTGAAAGCCTGGGCCAGCAGCCGCAACACGCTGCAGGTAAACGTTACAGTCATGGAAAGACAAAAAGCGAGCATCATGCTCTTCTCCACCTCCGGCCAACGCGTGTATCATGAATACATCAGCCTCGACAACCGGAACAATACTTTCCAACTGAATGTTTCCAACATCCCGACCGGTATGTACATCCTGCAGGTACTGGGAGACAAGATCAAGCTGACCCAAAACGTAGCGATTAACTAA
- a CDS encoding sugar MFS transporter — protein MSNQTAAAPPVAAQRNNYAQAMVIIAALFFIFGFVTWLNSVLIPFLQQACELTDTVAYLVTFAFYISYVVMAIPSSVILKKIGFPKGMSLGLLIIAAGSLIFIPAAQMRSYPLFLVGLFTQGTGLALLQTASNPYVTILGPIESAAKRISIMGICNKLAGIIGIFVLAKLLFSDTEAVSAKIATLVGAEREAELDLLAGRLVVPYAVMAGVLVLLAIFVRRSHLPEINQDEDAAQAGGADKYGRKSVFDIPYLLIGVLSIFLYVGVEVLAIDTLTNYGTYTGLAKDVASHLAIYCLFAFGVGYMLGVALVPKVLSQKNALMICAIMGIVFTAGALLTSGMTSIVFIILLSFAHSLMWPGIWPLAIDKLGRFTKTGSALLVMGIGGGAILPLIYGAIVDAMGGNRQIPYAIMIPCYLVILYFAVAGHKKGLPAK, from the coding sequence ATGAGTAATCAGACAGCTGCAGCTCCTCCCGTGGCCGCGCAACGTAACAACTACGCCCAGGCGATGGTGATCATCGCGGCGCTATTCTTTATTTTCGGCTTTGTGACCTGGCTGAACTCCGTACTGATCCCGTTCCTGCAACAGGCCTGTGAATTGACGGACACCGTAGCTTACCTCGTTACTTTCGCCTTTTATATTTCATATGTAGTGATGGCGATCCCTTCTTCCGTGATCCTCAAGAAGATAGGCTTCCCCAAGGGCATGTCGCTCGGGTTGCTGATCATCGCTGCCGGTTCGCTCATCTTCATTCCCGCGGCGCAGATGCGTTCGTACCCGCTGTTCCTGGTCGGGCTTTTCACCCAGGGCACCGGCCTTGCGCTCCTGCAAACCGCTTCCAACCCTTATGTTACGATCCTCGGCCCCATCGAAAGCGCCGCTAAACGTATTAGCATCATGGGTATCTGTAATAAACTGGCCGGCATCATCGGTATTTTCGTGCTGGCGAAGCTGCTGTTCAGCGACACCGAAGCCGTTTCCGCCAAAATCGCCACCCTCGTGGGCGCAGAGCGCGAAGCGGAGCTCGACCTGCTGGCCGGCCGCCTCGTAGTTCCTTACGCTGTTATGGCTGGTGTGCTCGTGCTGCTCGCCATTTTCGTTCGCCGCTCCCACCTGCCTGAAATCAACCAGGACGAAGACGCCGCCCAAGCCGGAGGCGCAGACAAATACGGTCGCAAATCCGTGTTCGACATTCCCTATCTGCTGATCGGCGTACTGAGCATCTTCCTCTACGTTGGCGTGGAAGTACTGGCGATCGATACCCTCACGAACTATGGAACTTACACCGGCCTGGCGAAAGACGTGGCCTCCCACCTCGCTATCTACTGCCTGTTCGCTTTCGGCGTAGGCTATATGCTCGGCGTGGCACTGGTGCCCAAAGTCCTGTCCCAGAAAAACGCACTGATGATCTGCGCGATCATGGGCATCGTATTCACTGCCGGCGCGCTGCTGACCAGTGGTATGACCTCCATCGTCTTCATCATTCTCCTCAGCTTCGCCCATTCGCTCATGTGGCCTGGCATCTGGCCCCTGGCGATCGATAAGCTCGGTCGTTTCACCAAAACCGGTTCCGCATTACTGGTAATGGGTATCGGCGGTGGCGCCATCCTGCCGCTGATCTACGGTGCCATCGTAGACGCCATGGGCGGCAACCGCCAGATCCCCTACGCGATCATGATCCCCTGCTACCTGGTGATCCTGTATTTCGCTGTAGCCGGTCACAAAAAAGGACTGCCTGCCAAATAA
- a CDS encoding ROK family protein: MSQQLAVGIDIGGTNTKFGIVDRRGNILCQDRMSTKAHEEVTMFLEELHQRLTKLIEQVGGIENIRGIGVGAPNGNYYTGNIEYAPNLRWKGIVPLAQMLEDLFGLPTVLTNDANAAALGEMTYGSARGMKDFITITLGTGVGSGIVANGQLIYGHDGFAGELGHVIVVPGGRLHPGTGARGSLESYASATGVTNTALELLEAHPELDSMLRNHSREEIDSKLIYEAAIKGDKLAIEIYEFTGKVLGEALANFVMFSSPEAIVLFGGLTQAGDLIMRPVREHMEVNLLPIFQNKVKLLFSELKESDAAILGASAMAWEMKD, encoded by the coding sequence ATGAGTCAGCAACTAGCGGTGGGCATTGATATCGGTGGAACGAACACTAAATTCGGTATTGTAGACCGTCGTGGCAACATCCTTTGCCAGGACCGCATGTCAACCAAAGCACACGAAGAAGTTACCATGTTTCTCGAAGAGCTGCACCAGCGGCTCACCAAACTGATCGAACAGGTCGGCGGCATCGAAAACATCCGCGGTATCGGCGTAGGCGCCCCCAACGGCAACTACTATACCGGCAACATCGAATACGCTCCGAACCTGCGCTGGAAAGGCATCGTGCCCCTGGCGCAAATGCTGGAAGACCTCTTCGGCCTTCCCACGGTCCTTACCAACGACGCCAACGCGGCCGCCCTCGGTGAAATGACCTACGGCTCCGCCCGCGGCATGAAAGACTTTATCACCATCACGCTCGGCACTGGCGTAGGCAGCGGCATCGTCGCTAACGGACAGCTGATCTATGGCCACGACGGCTTCGCCGGCGAGCTCGGCCACGTGATCGTAGTGCCCGGCGGCCGTCTCCATCCTGGCACCGGCGCCCGTGGCTCCCTCGAATCGTACGCTTCCGCAACCGGTGTTACCAATACCGCGCTGGAACTGCTCGAAGCCCATCCGGAACTGGATTCCATGCTTCGCAACCACAGCCGCGAGGAGATCGATTCCAAGCTCATTTACGAAGCCGCCATCAAAGGCGATAAACTGGCCATCGAGATCTACGAGTTCACCGGTAAGGTACTCGGGGAAGCGCTCGCCAACTTCGTGATGTTCTCCAGCCCCGAAGCCATCGTGCTGTTCGGCGGCCTGACGCAGGCAGGCGACCTTATCATGCGCCCCGTTCGCGAGCACATGGAAGTAAACCTGCTCCCCATCTTCCAGAATAAAGTTAAATTGCTGTTCTCCGAGCTCAAGGAAAGCGACGCCGCCATTCTCGGCGCCAGCGCCATGGCCTGGGAAATGAAAGATTAA
- the galK gene encoding galactokinase — protein sequence MIATATAEFRKRFNREPLIVSSPGRINLIGEHTDYNEGFVLPAAIDKRIVYAIALNGTDTCNAHALFNGETQSFSLENIEPGGDWINYIKGVVYHLQQQGYDVKGFDCVITGDIPIGAGMSSSAAVEGGLAVGLDHLLNFNLSRMEMARIGQLAEHTFPGVKCGIMDQFANLHGRKDSVMLLDCRSLDYQYFPFRFSDEVKVVLVNSMVHHSLASSEYNVRRAQCEEGVKILRDVYPGINSLRDLTSEQIIQQKHILPAKVYDRCLYVTQENERVEKACAHLQRNELKEAGALMFASHEGLSKLYEVSCPELDFLAQLAAQRPEVAGARMMGGGFGGCTINLVQTDKVGDFCDFVQEQFRQRYGVSPEIYITSIEDGAKVQLTAEAVA from the coding sequence ATGATCGCAACAGCCACAGCCGAGTTCCGCAAGCGTTTTAACCGGGAGCCCCTCATCGTCAGCTCCCCCGGAAGGATCAACCTCATCGGAGAACACACCGACTATAACGAAGGGTTCGTGTTGCCCGCCGCCATCGACAAGCGTATCGTGTACGCCATTGCACTGAACGGTACAGACACCTGCAACGCCCACGCCCTGTTCAACGGCGAAACACAGTCTTTCTCCCTCGAAAACATCGAGCCCGGCGGCGATTGGATCAATTATATCAAAGGCGTAGTGTACCATTTGCAGCAACAGGGGTACGATGTGAAAGGGTTCGATTGCGTCATCACCGGCGATATCCCCATCGGCGCAGGCATGAGCAGCTCCGCCGCTGTAGAAGGTGGCCTGGCCGTAGGGCTCGACCATCTCCTGAACTTCAACCTTTCCCGCATGGAAATGGCCCGCATCGGTCAGTTGGCGGAACATACCTTCCCGGGTGTGAAATGCGGCATTATGGACCAGTTCGCGAATCTGCACGGCCGTAAAGACAGCGTCATGCTGCTCGATTGCCGCAGCCTCGATTATCAATATTTCCCCTTCCGGTTTTCGGACGAAGTGAAAGTGGTGCTGGTGAACTCGATGGTCCACCATTCCCTCGCATCTTCGGAATACAACGTTCGCCGCGCGCAGTGCGAAGAAGGGGTGAAGATCCTGCGGGATGTGTACCCCGGCATCAACAGCCTCCGCGATCTCACGTCGGAACAGATCATCCAGCAAAAACATATACTGCCCGCCAAAGTGTACGACCGCTGCCTCTACGTGACCCAGGAAAACGAGCGGGTAGAAAAAGCCTGCGCACATTTACAACGCAACGAGCTGAAAGAAGCCGGCGCGCTCATGTTCGCTTCCCACGAAGGATTGAGCAAACTCTACGAAGTATCCTGCCCGGAGCTGGATTTCCTGGCCCAGCTGGCCGCGCAACGCCCCGAAGTGGCCGGCGCGCGCATGATGGGCGGTGGCTTCGGCGGATGCACCATCAACCTCGTTCAAACAGACAAAGTCGGGGATTTCTGCGATTTCGTGCAGGAACAGTTCCGCCAGCGTTACGGCGTTTCGCCGGAGATCTATATTACTTCCATCGAAGACGGCGCCAAAGTCCAGTTGACCGCCGAAGCCGTGGCATAA